One window of Nicotiana tomentosiformis chromosome 11, ASM39032v3, whole genome shotgun sequence genomic DNA carries:
- the LOC104114539 gene encoding probable LRR receptor-like serine/threonine-protein kinase At2g24230, translating into MGIGILGFFLVLTVLFRPLLCQQPNTDGFFVSGFLQKMGKVHNFSAHFCSWKGVGCDSKEENIINLTAKSFGLSGVIPDNTIGKLTKLQYLDLSHNNLTGLPSDIWSLGSLKYLNLSHNHISNDLSSNIGNFGELEILDLSVNNFSGKIPEAISSLSRLHSLNLSKNGFESDLPFGILNCHSLEFLDISENRLSGLHDGFGAAFPKLKLLNLAENEINGKDSDLLGMVSITHLNISGNLFKGSVVGVFEGPLEVIDLSRNQFQGHISQVNFSSSFNWSHLVYLDLSENQLSGEIFKELNNAQKLLYLNLAHNRFLPQEFPQVDMLSGLEYLNLSGTSLIGHIPQELSSLSRLKILDISENHLSSRIPVLSNRNLQVLDVSYNNLTGDIPLPLLEKLPSMERFNFSYNNLTLCASEFSPQTFRSAFIGSSNGCPIAANPALFHRKAPKHRGLKLALALTFSMVFLLLGLLFLAFGCRRKTTIWAVKQNSYKEEQTISGPFSFQTDSTTWVADVKQANSVPVVIFEKPLLNFTFVDLLSATSNFDRGTLLAEGRFGPVYRGFLPGGIHVAVKVLVHGSTMTDHEAARELEYLGRIKHPNLVPLTGYCLAGEQRIAIYDYMENGNLQNLLHDLPLGVQTTEDWSTDTWEEDDNNSIQNVGSEGLLTTWRFRHKIALGTARALAFLHHGCSPPIIHRDVKASSVYLDINLEPRLSDFGLAKIFGTGLEDEITRGSPGYIPPEFLQPESSSSPKYPTPKSDVYGFGVILFELITGKKPVEDDYPEDKDADLVGWVRGLVRNNEGSRVIDPKIRGTASQTQILEALKIGYLCTAEVPAKRPSMHQVVGLLKDIEPAQ; encoded by the coding sequence ATGGGAATTGGGATTCTTGGTTTTTTTCTGGTTTTAACAGTGTTATTTAGGCCTTTGCTTTGTCAGCAGCCAAATACTGATGGTTTCTTTGTCTCTGGTTTCTTACAAAAGATGGGTAAAGTTCACAACTTTTCAGCTCACTTTTGTTCTTGGAAAGGTGTAGGATGTGAttcaaaggaagaaaatattatcAATTTGACAGCTAAAAGTTTTGGTTTATCTGGTGTTATTCCTGATAATACTATAGGTAAACTCACAAAGCTTCAGTATTTGGATCTGAGTCACAATAATCTCACTGGTTTGCCTTCTGATATTTGGAGTTTAGGTTCACTTAAGTACCTTAACCTCTCACATAATCACATTTCTAATGACCTTTCAAGTAATATAGGCAATTTTGGTGAGCTTGAAATCTTGGACCTTTCTGTTAACAATTTCTCTGGTAAAATTCCAGAAGCCATTAGCTCACTTTCAAGATTGCATTCTCTTAATCTTAGTAAGAATGGGTTTGAGTCAGATTTGCCTTTTGGAATCTTGAATTGTCATTCTTTGGAATTTCTTGATATTTCAGAAAATAGACTTAGTGGTTTACATGATGGTTTTGGTGCTGCATTTCCAAAGCTTAAGCTCTTGAATCTTGCAGAAAATGAGATTAATGGGAAAGATTCGGATTTGTTAGGGATGGTTTCTATTACTCATCTCAACATTTCAGGAAATTTGTTTAAGGGTTCTGTTGTTGGTGTTTTTGAGGGGCCATTGGAAGTGATTGATTTGAGTAGAAACCAATTTCAAGGTCATATTTCTCAGGTAAACTTCAGTTCCAGTTTCAATTGGTCTCATTTGGTTTATCTTGATTTATCTGAGAATCAGCTTAGTGGAGAGATATTTAAAGAGTTGAACAATGCTCAAAAACTCTTGTACCTTAATCTTGCGCATAATAGATTTTTACCACAAGAATTTCCACAAGTTGATATGTTATCTGGTTTAGAGTATCTTAATTTGTCTGGAACCAGTTTGATTGGCCATATTCCTCAAGAGCTCTCGTCGTTGAGTCGCTTGAAAATCCTTGATATATCCGAAAACCATCTGAGTAGCCGCATTCCTGTACTAAGCAATAGAAATCTCCAAGTTCTTGATGTTTCATACAACAATTTGACTGGTGATATCCCTTTGCCACTTCTAGAGAAACTCCCAAGTATGGAAAGGttcaatttttcttataacaatctAACCTTGTGTGCTTCTGAATTCTCCCCTCAAACGTTCCGATCAGCTTTCATTGGGTCATCAAATGGATGTCCAATCGCTGCCAATCCTGCTCTCTTCCATAGGAAAGCTCCAAAACATAGAGGACTCAAACTTGCATTGGCTTTAACTTTCTCTAtggtgtttctgcttttgggGTTGTTGTTCTTGGCTTTTGGTTGTCGAAGGAAAACCACAATATGGGCGGTTAAACAGAATTCTTACAAAGAAGAACAGACTATTTCCGGCCCCTTTTCGTTTCAGACTGATTCAACCACTTGGGTTGCTGATGTTAAGCAAGCTAACTCAGTACCCGTGGTGATTTTTGAGAAGCCACTGTTGAATTTCACGTTCGTGGACCTCTTGTCTGCGACTTCTAATTTCGATCGAGGTACATTGTTAGCTGAAGGGAGGTTTGGTCCAGTTTATAGAGGCTTTTTACCAGGTGGGATTCATGTGGCAGTGAAAGTTCTGGTTCACGGTTCGACAATGACAGATCATGAAGCAGCAAGAGAACTCGAGTATCTTGGCCGGATAAAACATCCGAATCTTGTGCCATTGACTGGGTACTGCTTGGCTGGCGAGCAAAGAATTGCCATTTATGATTACATGGAGAATGGAAACTTGCAGAATTTGCTACATGACCTGCCACTCGGGGTTCAAACTACCGAGGACTGGAGCACGGACACATGGGAAGAGGATGATAATAACAGTATTCAGAATGTTGGTTCTGAAGGATTGTTGACAACATGGAGATTTAGGCACAAGATTGCGCTTGGCACGGCTAGAGCCCTTGCGTTTCTTCACCATGGTTGCTCGCCTCCAATTATACATAGAGATGTCAAAGCTAGCAGTGTTTATCTTGATATAAATTTGGAACCAAGATTATCTGATTTTGGATTGGCCAAGATTTTTGGCACCGGACTCGAGGATGAGATAACTCGCGGTTCACCTGGATATATTCCCCCAGAGTTTCTTCAGCCAGAGAGTAGCAGCTCCCCGAAATATCCAACACCAAAGTCAGATGTGTATGGATTTGGAGTCATCCTCTTTGAGCTAATAACCGGGAAAAAACCAGTTGAAGATGATTATCCGGAAGACAAGGATGCTGATTTGGTTGGTTGGGTTAGAGGATTAGTAAGGAACAACGAGGGATCAAGAGTTATCGATCCAAAAATTCGTGGAACTGCATCGCAGACACAAATACTAGAAGCCTTGAAAATTGGTTATTTATGCACAGCTGAAGTTCCTGCGAAACGACCGAGCATGCATCAAGTAGTTGGACTGCTGAAGGATATTGAGCCTGCACAATGA